From the Acidilutibacter cellobiosedens genome, one window contains:
- a CDS encoding DUF871 domain-containing protein, protein MKKIGFSVYPAHVKLDENLGYIDKAAKYGFKRVFTCLLSVKGDKEKILDEFKKTIAHANKYGIEVIADINPEVFKYLEISYDDLGIFKDMGLYGIRLDNGFSGMEESVMTFNKYGLKIELNMSAGTKYVDNIFSFQPNLENILGCHNFYPHRYSGIGYNHFMKCNEQFKKYNIRTAAFVSSKNAKYGPWPVSEGLCTLEEHRNLPIDVQAKHLFSTNLIDDVIIANEFASEEELKALSNIDPYMLSLKIELKDGIPDAQKDIVFKNIHFNRGDISEYMIRSSKYRVSPDTPGFEPFNTTDIKRGDITIDNSLYQNYTGELHIALKDMDNDGKTNVVGKIAEDEVFLIDYIKPWQKFRFNL, encoded by the coding sequence ATGAAAAAAATCGGATTTTCTGTATACCCGGCTCATGTAAAATTAGATGAAAATTTAGGATATATCGACAAAGCGGCAAAATACGGTTTTAAAAGAGTATTTACATGTCTTCTTTCCGTCAAGGGGGATAAGGAAAAAATTCTTGATGAATTTAAAAAAACAATAGCTCACGCCAACAAATATGGAATTGAAGTCATTGCGGATATAAATCCGGAAGTATTTAAGTATCTTGAAATAAGTTATGATGATTTAGGTATTTTTAAAGATATGGGCCTTTACGGCATAAGGTTGGACAACGGATTTTCAGGAATGGAAGAATCCGTAATGACCTTTAACAAATACGGACTAAAAATAGAATTAAATATGAGCGCAGGAACAAAATATGTGGACAACATATTCAGTTTCCAACCTAATTTGGAAAATATCTTAGGATGCCACAATTTCTATCCCCACAGATATTCGGGAATAGGATACAATCACTTTATGAAATGCAATGAACAATTTAAAAAATACAATATAAGAACAGCGGCTTTTGTCTCTTCAAAAAATGCCAAATATGGACCATGGCCTGTAAGTGAAGGATTATGCACATTGGAAGAACACAGAAACCTCCCTATAGATGTTCAGGCAAAGCATCTGTTTTCTACAAATTTAATTGATGATGTAATAATTGCAAATGAATTTGCATCGGAAGAAGAACTGAAAGCTTTAAGTAATATTGACCCCTATATGCTCAGTCTCAAAATTGAATTAAAAGACGGCATCCCTGATGCTCAAAAAGATATAGTCTTCAAAAACATTCATTTTAACAGAGGCGATATATCCGAATATATGATAAGATCAAGTAAATACAGAGTGTCTCCCGATACTCCCGGCTTTGAACCCTTTAATACAACAGATATCAAAAGAGGAGATATAACAATAGATAATTCTCTGTATCAAAATTATACGGGAGAACTTCATATTGCATTAAAGGATATGGATAATGACGGGAAAACAAATGTAGTGGGAAAAATAGCAGAAGATGAAGTATTTTTAATTGATTATATAAAACCATGGCAAAAATTCAGGTTCAATTTATAA
- the celB gene encoding PTS cellobiose transporter subunit IIC, which yields MSKRMDSLENKLMPVADKFANNRYLLAIRDGFMLTMPLLIIGSIFMLLAYLPITGYDAFMARVFGENWMDFFSVAYNTTMSIMTIFVIIGISGSLSDYYKLERLNTAVISLVAFFILTPFVTSFTPEGMDQTFKVTGIIPTEWIGAKGLFVGMLTAILSTEIVKWVTKKGWVIKMPAGVPPTVGKAFSSLIPAAITIIIFDIIRLIFAFTPFETIHNFIYSILQVPLTSLGDTLGAALIANFFVGLFWIFGIHGADIVQSVMNPIWIALATENLAAYQAGSELPHIITQQFNQIYLWMGGGGATLGLCLAMLFVCKSQQCKKLGKLSIFPGIFNINEPIIFGLPVVLNPMMIIPFIITPLVLCLVCYGSMAIGLVPKPNGVLVPWTTPPIIGGFLCGGIRGALLQFVGLIISFFIYLPFIKTVDKQYLEQEKSYNTAPENNIN from the coding sequence ATGAGTAAAAGAATGGATTCATTGGAAAACAAGTTAATGCCGGTAGCGGACAAATTTGCCAACAACAGGTATTTACTTGCCATACGTGACGGATTCATGTTAACTATGCCTTTGCTTATAATCGGTTCCATATTCATGTTGCTTGCCTATTTGCCTATTACGGGATATGACGCATTTATGGCAAGAGTATTCGGAGAAAATTGGATGGATTTCTTTTCAGTAGCCTATAATACAACCATGTCCATAATGACCATATTTGTAATAATAGGTATCTCCGGAAGTCTGTCGGATTATTACAAGTTAGAAAGGTTAAACACTGCAGTCATATCTCTTGTAGCATTTTTTATATTGACACCTTTTGTTACAAGTTTTACACCCGAAGGAATGGATCAAACATTTAAAGTTACAGGCATCATTCCCACCGAATGGATAGGCGCAAAGGGATTATTTGTAGGAATGCTTACAGCTATACTCTCTACGGAAATAGTAAAATGGGTAACTAAAAAAGGATGGGTAATTAAAATGCCGGCAGGAGTTCCCCCTACAGTGGGAAAAGCTTTTTCATCCTTAATTCCGGCTGCAATTACTATAATTATTTTTGATATAATAAGATTAATTTTTGCATTTACTCCTTTTGAAACTATACACAATTTTATATATTCCATTTTACAGGTACCTCTTACATCCTTGGGGGACACCTTAGGAGCTGCTTTGATTGCAAATTTCTTTGTGGGACTATTTTGGATATTCGGAATACATGGTGCGGATATTGTACAATCAGTAATGAATCCCATCTGGATAGCTCTGGCGACAGAAAATCTTGCTGCATATCAAGCTGGAAGCGAACTGCCCCATATTATAACTCAACAATTTAATCAGATATACTTATGGATGGGAGGAGGAGGCGCCACACTGGGATTATGCCTTGCAATGCTTTTTGTATGCAAATCACAGCAATGTAAAAAACTCGGCAAACTTTCAATTTTTCCGGGGATATTTAATATAAACGAACCTATAATATTCGGATTACCTGTAGTTTTAAATCCTATGATGATAATCCCATTTATAATAACTCCTTTAGTTCTATGTTTAGTATGCTACGGATCAATGGCTATAGGCCTCGTACCAAAACCAAACGGCGTACTGGTTCCATGGACTACTCCTCCGATAATAGGCGGTTTCCTTTGCGGAGGTATAAGAGGAGCCTTATTACAATTTGTAGGATTGATCATATCATTTTTCATATATCTCCCATTTATAAAAACTGTCGATAAACAATATCTTGAACAGGAAAAATCCTATAATACAGCTCCGGAAAATAATATAAATTAG
- a CDS encoding PTS sugar transporter subunit IIB, whose protein sequence is MKKIVLFCSAGMSTSLLATKMQKSAKDKGIEVSIETLPEAQMEKRIDDDVDVVLLGPQIRYALRRAKKLCDEKKIPVDVINSVDYGMVDGEKVLEKAIKMMKK, encoded by the coding sequence ATGAAAAAAATTGTCTTGTTTTGTTCTGCCGGAATGTCAACAAGTCTGTTAGCAACAAAAATGCAAAAATCAGCAAAGGATAAGGGAATCGAAGTATCAATAGAAACTCTTCCTGAAGCCCAAATGGAAAAACGTATCGATGACGACGTGGATGTGGTACTATTGGGTCCGCAAATAAGATACGCCCTTAGAAGAGCCAAAAAATTATGTGACGAAAAAAAAATTCCCGTGGATGTAATAAACTCCGTAGACTATGGAATGGTAGACGGAGAAAAAGTACTGGAAAAGGCTATAAAAATGATGAAAAAATAA
- a CDS encoding glycine/betaine/sarcosine/D-proline family reductase selenoprotein B produces the protein MIKAIQFLNQVQAGFGGDERMDIKPQFQNGAIGTGMILKSMLQREGADIVATIICGDNYFLQNKDLAIEEILNIIKNFKPDVVICGPALNYKRYGECCGYLTIAIEEKLNIPAFAAMSEDSTGTELFRNKIYIIETPNRGETGLNNSLRKISKFAIKLANHETIGTSQEDGYFPKD, from the coding sequence ATGATAAAGGCCATACAATTTTTAAATCAAGTACAAGCGGGTTTTGGCGGGGATGAAAGAATGGATATAAAACCTCAGTTTCAAAATGGAGCTATAGGGACCGGTATGATTTTAAAATCCATGCTTCAAAGAGAAGGAGCTGATATAGTAGCTACGATAATATGCGGAGATAACTATTTTCTGCAAAATAAAGATCTTGCCATAGAAGAAATCCTAAATATTATTAAAAATTTCAAACCGGACGTAGTTATATGCGGACCTGCATTAAATTATAAAAGATATGGAGAATGCTGCGGATATCTTACTATAGCTATAGAAGAAAAACTTAATATACCTGCCTTTGCTGCAATGTCTGAGGATAGTACCGGCACCGAATTGTTCAGAAATAAAATTTATATTATAGAAACTCCAAACAGAGGAGAAACTGGACTAAATAATTCTCTAAGAAAAATTTCAAAATTTGCCATCAAGTTGGCAAATCATGAAACAATAGGTACTTCTCAGGAAGATGGGTATTTCCCTAAAGATTAA
- a CDS encoding PTS lactose/cellobiose transporter subunit IIA, whose translation MEENANTVETGFNEQYIFKLISLSGDARSDIYKAFELVRNKEYEEAEKYLKKADEYIIKAHNLQTNFIQKEAQGIHMEINLLTIHAQDHLMTTLLSKDMIKYMIDMQKEINELKDKSNNCKGAEF comes from the coding sequence ATGGAGGAAAACGCTAATACTGTTGAAACTGGGTTTAATGAACAATATATATTCAAGTTAATAAGTCTCTCCGGTGATGCAAGAAGTGATATATATAAAGCATTTGAATTAGTTAGAAACAAAGAGTATGAAGAGGCAGAAAAATATTTAAAAAAAGCTGATGAATATATAATTAAAGCCCATAATTTACAAACTAATTTTATTCAAAAAGAAGCTCAGGGAATTCATATGGAGATAAATCTTTTAACTATTCATGCTCAGGATCATTTAATGACTACCCTTTTATCCAAGGACATGATTAAATACATGATAGATATGCAAAAAGAAATAAACGAACTAAAGGATAAATCAAATAATTGTAAAGGAGCTGAATTCTAA